Proteins encoded together in one Nitrospiraceae bacterium window:
- a CDS encoding SH3 domain-containing protein produces MPDRIARVIIGVVFFTLAVWIFPTTNWAATLYAKQDDVKVNAEKSPTSAVIATLALGDAVTVLAEEGRLAKIKTATGKTGWVFKFRLAEEKPSTGGGGLGLSGLTGRKTIAARESRAGGSIRGLKESTEQYAKAKNIKKEDRDAVDRMEAFSIAPDELMQFKKAGNLGEFSGGVQ; encoded by the coding sequence ATGCCTGACCGTATCGCTCGAGTTATCATCGGAGTCGTCTTCTTCACGTTGGCTGTCTGGATATTTCCAACGACCAATTGGGCTGCCACTCTCTACGCCAAGCAGGATGACGTCAAAGTTAATGCGGAGAAATCTCCGACCTCCGCCGTCATCGCCACCCTGGCGCTGGGAGATGCCGTCACCGTGCTAGCCGAAGAAGGTCGATTGGCCAAAATCAAAACCGCCACAGGAAAAACCGGCTGGGTGTTTAAATTCCGGCTGGCAGAAGAGAAGCCTTCCACCGGTGGTGGCGGACTTGGCCTCTCAGGCCTCACGGGACGGAAAACCATTGCCGCGCGAGAGTCACGGGCAGGAGGCAGCATTCGAGGCCTCAAGGAATCCACCGAACAATATGCCAAAGCCAAAAATATCAAAAAGGAAGACCGTGATGCCGTGGATCGCATGGAAGCCTTTTCCATTGCCCCAGATGAATT